From Carassius auratus strain Wakin chromosome 1, ASM336829v1, whole genome shotgun sequence, the proteins below share one genomic window:
- the LOC113107974 gene encoding fibrinogen gamma chain, with the protein MASFIHAAVSILLLSTLTSAQMRGDYSPTQDICNPNDGFGVYCPTTCGVADYLQRYAPDMDRELNQMEQDLEDIANLTRGAQDKVVYLKDSDTQAQKQAPDTYIKKSTSMLDDILRFEKSILSQEDQIYQLQSILQANEKRITDLKQMSQQLDQMCKEPCKDTVEIQTVTGKDCQDIANKGAKVSGLYYVKPARAPEAFLVYCEIDSFGRGWTVLQRRRDGSVDFNKKWIQYKEGFGYLSPDDKTEFWLGNEKIHLLSVQSSVPYVLRIEMVDWEGNKKYADYATFKLGPEVDAYRLTYAYYFGGDAGDAFDGFDFGDDPSDKFYTSHNGMQFSTPDKDNDKYHENCAKDEGSGWWMNRCHAAHLNGKYYQSGKYTEKDSQNGFDDGIIWATWHSRWYSLKETTMKIIPINRIAAGGQESGSKQFGGLGDI; encoded by the exons ATGGCCTCGTTCATCCATGCAGCTGTCTCCATCCTGCTGCTGTCCACATTAACCTCAGCG CAAATGAGAGGAGACTATTCTCCAACGCAAGACATTTGTAACCCAAACGATGGGTTT GGGGTGTACTGCCCAACCACATGTGGAGTTGCTGATTACCTACAGAGGTACGCGCCTGATATGGACAGAGAGCTGAATCAAATGGAGCAGGATTTGGAGGATATCGCCAACCTTACCAGAGGAGCGCAGGACAAAGTGGTCTACCTGAAGGACTCAGATACACAAGCACAAAAACAAGCACCAG atacatacattaaaaaatctaCAAGCATGCTTGATGATATACTGCGATTTGAGAAGAGCATTCTCTCTCAGGAAGATCAAATATA TCAGCTGCAGTCCATTCTTCAGGCAAACGAGAAAAGAATAACCGATTTAAAGCAGATGTCCCAACAGCTGGACCAGATGTGCAAAGAGCCCTGCAAAGACACTGTGGAGATTCAGACAGTCACGGGCAAAG ATTGTCAggacattgcaaacaaaggtgcTAAGGTCAGTGGGCTCTACTATGTGAAACCAGCCAGGGCTCCAGAGGCGTTCTTGGTCTACTGTGAGATAGACAGCTTTGGACGGGGATGGACTGTCCTTCAGAGG agaCGGGATGGCAGTGTCGACTTCAACAAAAAATGGATTCAGTATAAGGAAGGCTTTGGGTACCTCTCTCCAGACGACAAGACTGAGTTCTGGCTGGGGAATGAGAAGATACATCTGTTGTCTGTTCAGTCCAGTGTGCCTTATGTGCTGAGGATAGAGATGGTCGATTGGGAAGGCAACAAAAA GTACGCCGACTACGCCACGTTCAAACTCGGACCAGAAGTCGATGCGTACCGCTTGACGTATGCGTATTACTTCGGCGGCGACGCTGGCGATGCCTTTGATGGTTTCGACTTCGGCGATGATCCCAGTGACAAATTCTACACGTCTCACAACGGCATGCAGTTCAGCACACCTGACAAAGACAACGACAAGTACCATGAAAACTGTGCCAAGGATGAAGGGTCCGGCTGGTGGATGAACCGATGCCATGCCGCTCATCTCAACGGAAAATACTACCAGA GTGGCAAGTACACAGAGAAGGACTCGCAGAATGGATTTGACGACGGCATTATTTGGGCAACGTGGCACAGTCGCTGGTATTCTCTGAAGGAGACCACCATGAAGATCATTCCCATCAACAGAATCGCTGCCGGAGGCCAGGAAAGCGGGTCCAAGCAGTTCGGAGGCCTGGGAGACATTTAA
- the LOC113083412 gene encoding neuropeptide Y receptor type 2-like, with translation MDIRTEMNISEDETQSSNCSTPATNQLEGVLLDGLEDSTKLVGVQVILILAYSTIILFGVTGNSLVIYVVYKFRNLHTVTNYFIVNLAVADLLVNTLCLPFTLMYTLYGEWKFGQVMCYLLPYAQGLAVHVSTITLNVIALDRYRSIVYHMETKMSKDMCVVVIVITWVASAILASPLAIFREYVTFDLSPERTIQGCAEKWPGSSADGTVYSIAMFFLQYGLPLSIISFAYTRIWNKLRNHVSPGGGRSDRHQRRQKTTKMLVAVVVVFTVSWLPFHAFQLAVDIDSSVLEMKDYRLLYTAFHVVAMCSTFANPILYGWMNSNYRRSFLAVFKCGRLSNGMRRVCSSETVSEKCTRSKQNTISVAFKQENTLL, from the coding sequence ATGGATATAAGAACCGAAATGAACATATCTGAAGACGAAACTCAGTCCTCAAACTGTTCTACACCTGCCACTAACCAACTCGAGGGCGTCTTACTGGACGGTCTGGAAGACAGTACAAAACTGGTGGGTGTTCAAGTGATCTTGATTTTGGCTTACAGCACCATCATCCTCTTTGGCGTGACCGGGAACTCCTTGGTCATATATGTCGTGTACAAGTTTAGAAATTTACACACGGTGACTAACTATTTCATTGTTAacctggctgtagcagacttgtTGGTCAACACACTGTGTTTGCCTTTCACTTTGATGTACACGCTCTACGGAGAATGGAAATTCGGACAGGTGATGTGTTACCTGTTGCCTTATGCGCAAGGCTTAGCCGTCCACGTTTCCACCATCACGCTCAATGTTATCGCGCTGGACAGATACCGAAGCATCGTCTACCACATGGAAACCAAGATGTCCAAAGACATGTGCGTGGTCGTCATCGTGATCACATGGGTGGCGAGCGCGATCCTCGCCAGTCCTCTAGCTATCTTCCGTGAATATGTGACCTTTGACCTATCGCCTGAGCGGACGATTCAGGGCTGTGCTGAGAAGTGGCCTGGAAGCAGTGCGGATGGCACGGTCTACAGCATCGCCATGTTCTTCCTCCAGTACGGCCTGCCGTTGTCCATCATTTCCTTCGCGTACACTCGGATCTGGAACAAGCTTCGGAATCACGTCAGTCCCGGCGGAGGCCGGAGCGATCGCCATCAGCGCCGACAGAAGACCACGAAGATGCTGGTGGCCGTAGTGGTGGTCTTCACCGTTAGCTGGTTGCCCTTTCACGCCTTTCAGCTTGCTGTGGATATCGACAGCAGCGTATTAGAAATGAAAGACTACCGATTGCTCTACACGGCTTTCCATGTTGTGGCCATGTGCTCCACGTTTGCCAACCCCATCCTGTACGGATGGATGAACAGCAACTATAGAAGATCCTTTCTGGCCGTGTTCAAGTGTGGAAGGTTGAGCAATGGAATGAGAAGGGTTTGTAGCAGCGAGACGGTAAGCGAGAAATGCACACGCAGCAAGCAAAATACAATCAGTGTGGCCTTCAAACAAGAAAACACTCTTCTGTGA
- the LOC113107983 gene encoding lecithin retinol acyltransferase-like, protein MLDSLTFLFEKFFLLSSLNVFKSLWREDPVRCPVLRRGDLLEVQRALFIHYGICLGENRVAHLMPDIMPVLTRDRQLIKPVVTNKRLILGCIYRTASIRVDSVEDFAYGAQILVNDMDKKVKWKALASEEVARRAEKLVGDFPYSLLWNNCEHFVTYCRYGTAASQQTEKFCDCLKSIIRDQRSVALTVGIGVMYILCFGLAPSTTLPTILIPFILWMAG, encoded by the exons ATGCTCGACTCGCTGACGTTTCTGTTTGAGAAGTTCTTTCTTCTCTCCAGCTTGAATGTGTTTAAGAGTCTGTGGCGGGAGGATCCGGTGAGATGCCCGGTGCTCCGGAGAGGAGACCTGCTGGAGGTGCAGCGCGCGCTCTTCATTCATTACGGCATCTGTCTGGGGGAGAACAGGGTGGCACACCTGATGCCTGACATCATGCCCGTCCTAACCAGAGACCGACAGCTCATTAAACCAGTCGTCACTAACAAAAGACTCATTTTAGGATGCATTTACAGAACCGCGAGCATTCGCGTCGACTCGGTCGAAGACTTCGCGTACGGTGCTCAGATTCTGGTGAACGATATGGATAAGAAAGTGAAGTGGAAAGCGCTGGCGAGCGAAGAAGTGGCGAGGAGAGCAGAGAAGCTGGTCGGGGACTTTCCCTACAGTTTATTATGGAATAACTGCGAGCATTTCGTGACGTACTGCAGGTACGGGACAGCTGCGAGCCAGCAGACAGAGAAG ttctgTGACTGTCTGAAATCCATCATTCGGGACCAGAGGAGTGTGGCCTTAACTGTTGGGATAGGAGTGATGTACATCCTGTGCTTCGGCCTGGCGCCTTCAACTACGTTACCCACAATCCTTATTCCCTTTATTCTGTGGATGGCTGGCTGA
- the LOC113107966 gene encoding pleiotropic regulator 1 encodes MSEDVQKHSVHTLVFRSLKRTHDMFVSDHAKAVALDDQSYKMKMAVKMRAEYKPVLHMPVLKEGRERGSDPYGPLGYTLPDASPDYMVTGTHPYPSAPGVALTADTQMQKMPSEAAVHSMALALPPAQARQEASRTAASVAEIHRHAGAGERSHPPQHALSLLEGGTKSSALVPRKAPTMPKPQWHPPWKLYRVISGHLGWVRSIAVEPGNQWFVTGSADRTIKIWDLASGKLKLSLTGHISTVRGVAVSTRSPYLFSCGEDKQVKCWDLEYNKVIRHYHGHLSAVYDLDLHPTIDVLVTCSRDATARVWDIRSKANVHTLSGHTNTVATVKCQSAEPQVVTGSHDTTIRLWDLVAGKTRATLTNHKKSVRALVLHPRQYTFASGSPDNIKQWKCPDGNFIQNLSGHNAIINTLAVNSDGVLVSGADNGTIHMWDWRTGYNFQRIHAAVQPGSLDSESGIFACVFDQSESRLITAEADKTIKVYKEDDTATEESHPVNWKPEILKRKRF; translated from the exons ATGTCTGAG GACGTACAGAAGCACTCGGTGCACACACTTGTGTTCCGCTCTTTGAAGAGGACTCATGATATGTTTGTGTCGGATCACGCTAAAGCAGTAGCGCTGGACGATCAGAG CTACAAGATGAAGATGGCAGTGAAGATGCGAGCGGAGTATAAGCCCGTGCTGCACATGCCTGTGCTGAAGGAGGGTCGAGAGCGAGGGTCTGACCCCTACGGCCCGCTGGGATACACACTGCCCg ATGCTAGTCCAGATTACATGGTGACCGGGACTCATCCGTATCCATCTGCTCCGG GAGTGGCCCTCACTGCAGACACACAGATGCAGAAGATGCCCAGTGAAGCAGCGGTTCACTCCATGGCTCTGGCTCTTCCTCCGGCTCAAGCCAG GCAGGAGGCCAGTCGAACTGCAGCCAGTGTGGCAGAAATCCACCGACACGCCGGAGCCGGGGAGAGATCCCATCCACCGCAGCACGCACTG TCGCTCCTGGAGGGAGGCACAAAGAGTTCTGCACTGGTGCCTAGAAAGGCTCCCACCATGCCCAAACCTCAGTGGCACCCCCCGTGGAAACTGTACCGA GTCATCAGCGGTCACCTGGGTTGGGTCAGATCTATAGCAGTGGAGCCGGGGAACCAGTGGTTTGTGACTGGATCAGCAGACAGGACTATAAAG ATCTGGGATCTTGCGAGCGGGAAGCTGAAGCTGTCTCTGACGGGTCACATCAGCACCGTGAGAGGAGTCGCGGTCAGCACTCGCAGTCCTTACCTCTTCTCCTGCGGCGAGGACAAGCAGGTCAAGTGCTGGGATCTGGAGTACAACAAG GTTATAAGACACTATCACGGCCATCTGAGCGCAGTGTATGACCTGGACCTCCATCCTACCATTGATGTGCTGGTGACCTGCAGCAGAGATGCCACCGCCAGA gttTGGGACATCAGGTCCAAGGCAAATGTCCACACTCTTTCTGGACACACGAACACGGTGGCCACCGTCAAATGTCAAAGTGCCGAGCCGCAGGTGGTTACAG GAAGTCATGACACCACCATCAGACTCTGGGATCTGGTCGCTGGGAAGACTAGAGCCACTCTGACCAATCACAAGAAGTCTGTCAGAGCGCTGGTGCTCCACCCCAGACA GTACACCTTTGCCTCTGGCTCTCCAGACAACATCAAGCAGTGGAAATGTCCCGATGGGAACTTCATCCAAAACCTTTCAGGACACAACGCCATTATCAACACGCTGGCGGTCAATTCGGACGGCGTTCTGGTGTCAGGAG CTGATAACGGCACCATTCACATGTGGGACTGGAGGACTGGCTACAACTTCCAGAGGATCCACGCGGCGGTGCAGCCCGGCTCTCTGGACAGCGAGTCTGGGATCTTTGCGTGTGTGTTCGATCAGTCTGAGAGCCGCCTCATTACAGCAGAGGCCGACAAAACCATCAAGGTCTACAAAGAGGACGACACGGCT actgAGGAGTCCCATCCGGTTAATTGGAAACCTGAGATTCTGAAGAGGAaaagattttag